CGTGGAGCTCATCCAGCAGGGCTCGTGAGCCCCAGGTCCACCGGCCGAGCGGGTCGGCCGGCGGGCACCGTGCCTTTTGGCCCCTCTGGCCTACTGGCCCATCTGGAAGGAGCCCTCGGCCACCAGCATCAGCTCCACCGCGGGCGTGGCCTTCACACCGAAGGCGGACAGCGCGGAGGCCTGGGCGCGCACCGCCGCCGCGTAGGTCTGGTAGGCCTCGGCCGTCTTCGTGGCCAGCAGCGTGACGTTGGTGCCGCTGGCCGTCACCGCCGCCGAGGCCGCGAGGTCCAGGGTGGTGTCCAGCGTGGCCGCCGCCGCCACCGAGGCCTGCACCGCCGCGCTCACCGCGAGCTGGTTCGTCGCGCTCACCCCGAGGTAGCGCCCCAGCACCGAGGCCTGCACGTCCGTGGTGCCCACCACGCTGGCGCCGAAGCCCGCGAAGGCCTGTGCCGCCAGCGCCGCGCTCGTGGAGGCGCGCACCTGGGTGCGCAGCGTGGTGCTCGCCGTCACCGCCTGCTGCTTCACGTCGTCCGCCGCGTTGGCCGCCGCGAGGAGCGCCGACAGCGCCGCGCCAGAGGCCTGTGCCTCCAGCCCCGCCGAGGCCCGCGCCGCCGCGTCCACCAGCGGCTTCGCGTCCTCCGCGGACAGCCGCGCCTTCAGCGTCGCCCGGAAGGAAGCGCCCGCCGCGCGCTCGCTCTGCGCCTGCTGCTCCACCTTCGCGCCCAGCTTCTCGGCCGCCGCCCGCAGGTCCGCGTGGAACTTGTCATAGGCCTGCTCCACCGAGCCGCCCGCGTCCAGCGCCACGTTCAGCGCCGCCGCCGCCGCGAGCTCCTCGTGGAAGAGCGCCGACTGGGTCGTCCGCGCGCCCGCCTGGGCGTACATCTCCAGCTCCGCCTGCTGCGCCGCGCGCACCGCGTCCGCCATCGCCTTCACACGCGAGCGGAAGGCCTCGCTCGTGGAGGCTCCCTCGCGCGCCGCCGCCGCCATGCGGGCGTTGATGCGGGCACGCACGTCCACCAGGTCCACCGTCTCCGCCTGGGACTTGTCCGCCATCATCTGCGCGAAGACCTCGGCCTCCAGCGAGCTCTCCCCGTCCATGGGCGGAGCCACCGCGTCCTGGCCCTCGGCCGTCGCCTCGAGCAGCGCCGAGGCCACCACCTGGCCGGAGGCGTCCACCGCCTGCAACACCAGGTGCTCCTCACCCGCGGGCACGTCGAGCGTGTACTGGCCCTGCGCCTCCAGCTTGCCCTCGGCCACCACCGTCAGGGTGCCATCGGGCCCCACGGTGCTGGCGCGCACCTGCGTCGCCGCGGCCACCGTGCCCGAGCCTCCAAGCGGAAGAGCCCCGGACACCAGCCCCTGCGGCTGCGTGCCCTCGCCGTCCGTCACGCGCCCCTTCACCTGCACCGTGTTGCCACAGCCCGTGCCCAGGCCGAGCACCACCACCGCCGCCCAGAGATTGCGAAGCGTCGTCGTCTTCAATGTCGTCTCCTCACGTCCAAAGGCGCCGCATCCGGCCACCCGGCCCGGAACCGGAGCGAGCGCTCGCCCATTTCTTGAGAAAAGGGCTCCCGGATGGATCTGCGCCGCTTTCTCGTGGGGCTGACGACCTTTCCGTACAAGGGGCGAGGTGGGTGTGAAGGGAGGTACGCTACGGCTGGCGGACAGCGGGTTCCCAGCCGGCGGTGACGAGCTGAAGCAGCTCGACGCCGAGCAGCTCCGGGTAGCGCCGCCGCCAATCCGTGCGCTCCGGCGTGGCGGGCTCGCCGTTCCAGAGCACCTGCCCCCCGGCGCGCACCCGCAGCCGCTCGGCCGCGGCGAAGGTGGTGTGCGCCGTCCGTGAAAAGGAAGCCTCTCCCCACTGGGGCCAGATCAGCAGTTCGTCCGCCGCGTGGGGATTGCGAAGGAACCACGTCACGGGCTCACCCGAGGCCCGATCGAACCAGACGCCCTGTGTCCCCTGGAGCTCCACATCCTGTCCTTCCGGTGGCGCCGCCAGCAGCTCCGTGAGCGGTGGCGGCTTGGGGTGCTTCAGCCTCAGGGCCAACAGGTTGGGGCCCTCGTCATGTCCCCCCGCCGGAAACTCGAGGGGCATGTGGAGGGTGGTGTGGAGCTGCTCGCGGCGTTGCAGCCACTGGCGCCCCTGCTCCAGCGCGTACTTCCCCTGGGCCTCCGTGAGAGCGCCGAGGGATTCCACCGTCACCTCGCGCCCGTGCACCCCCTCGAAGGCGCGCAGTCCCAGCTCCTCGTTCACGAGGGCCGCGAGGGAGAGCAGCTCGAACATGTTGGCCAGGAAGGAGGGGCTGGTGCCACTCACCGAGAGCTGGAGGGTTCCCGCCCGGGGCCCGTTGTTGGGCCGCACACCCGCCCACAGCAAGGGGGCGGAGGCGGGCTCCGCGTCCGCGCGGAACACCCAGGTGGCCCCATCGGGCCGGCGAGCTCGCACGATGGGACGGGAGCGGGCGAGCAGGTCCAGGCAGGCACGCAGCTCCTCGGGGGTGAGCCGGTCCGGCGCACCGGCCCGGACATCCTCGTAACGGAGGTGTGATGTCAACCAGACGGAGTAGGGCATGGGAGGTTCCTCGGGGCGGACGCTACTACCGCGTCGCCCCGGAAAAATCGCGCGATGTTATGGCTGCGGCATGACCACTCTTCCTCCTCCCGTCCAGGGCTTCGCCGAGGTGAAGGGAGCCCGCCTGCACTACGAGCTCCATGGTGATGGCTTCCCGGTGGTGTTCCTCCATGGGGGCCTGCTCGACCTACGCATGTGGGAAGGGCAGATGGGACCGTTCTCCCGGCACTTCACCACCCTGCGCTACGACCAGCGGGGCTTCGGCCGGACGGAAGCCCCCCTCGGGCAACCCCACGCGCCCCACGAGGATCTGCTCGCCCTGCTCGACCGCTTCTCGATGGACCGCGCACACATCATTGGCCACTCGCTCGGAGGGCGCGTGGCGCTCGACTTCGCCCTGGCCTTTCCCGAGCGCGTCTCCTGTCTCGTCCTCGTCGCGCCCGGCATCCAGGGCGCTCCGCCCTCGCCCGAGGAGTTCTCCTGGTACACGCGCCTGCTGGGCACCGGCGGGGAGAAGGACCCCCAGGCCCTCATCGAGGCCTGGCTCGGCAGCGACTACCTGGCCGCTGCCATGGCCCTGCCCTCGGTGGCTCCCCAGGTGCGGCAATGGACGGTGGAGAACCTGCCGGGCATGAGGCCTGGAGCCCACCTTCCCCGCTTCCTGGAGCCCTCGGCCTACAGCCGGCTCGAGGAGCTGCTCATGCCCGTGCTCGTCGTGGTGGGGGACAGGGACAACCCGGTCATGCTGAAGAACGCCGAGGTGCTGGCCCGGCGCGTGGCCGCCCTCACCCGCGTCACCCTTCCGGGTGTGGGACACCTCCCCAACCTGGAGCGCCCCGAGGACTTCAACCGTGCTGTGCTCGACTTCCTCCTGGGACATCCCACCCCAGCCCCTTGACGCAGTGCGGCATCACCCCTGATGCTCGCATCTCCAAAGGGGTGCTCGGGATGAAGCCAAGGCGTCACTTCGATACCGGGTGGAGGGAACGGCTGGCACTCGCCGATGGGACGGAGGTGGAATTACGGCTGGTCCAGCCGGCTGACGCGGAGTTGCTCCTGGAGGGCTTCGAACGGCTCTCGCCGCGCTCGCGCATCGGACGTTTCCACGCCGCCAAGCCACGGCTCTCGGAGCACGAGGTGCACTACCTCACCGCGGTGGATGGGGAGCAGCATCTGGCGCTGGGCGCGGTGAGCGTGGGTCCCGAGGGCCAGGGGCGCGGGTTGGGCATCGCCCGCTTCATCCGTCTGGCCCCCGCCTCCGAGGTGGCCGAGGCCGCCATCACCGTGGTGGACGCGGCCCAGGGCAAGGGGCTCGGCCGCATCCTCCTGGAGCGGCTCATGGAAGCGGCGCGGGAGCGGGGCGTGGAGCGATTCGAGTGCCACATCCAGCCGGGCAACGCCGCGATGGTCCGCCTGCTGAACCGGCTCCTTCCCGATGGCGCGCACGAGGAGGAGGATGACGCGCTCCGCATCACCGTGTCGCTGTCCTCCACGCCCCGCAGGAAGTGGAACCTGCTGCTCCTGCTGCTGGCGCTCGCCGCCCAGGGGGCACTGACCGTGCTCGGGCCCGCTCGCTCGCATTCTCCGAACGAGCAGGGGCCACCAGGTTGACGTTGGACCGGGCTCCGCGCGGTGATGCACCCCGCAGCCCTGCCCTTCAGGGGAAGTCCCATGACGTCCACCCGCCGAAACCCCTCGGGGTTCCGCCTTCCCACGCTCGCCCTGGCAGCTCCCACCTCACCCCCGAGGCCCGGGCGGCCCTCAACAGCGCCTGTGACACCGCCGCCGACCCCGGAGCGCCCCTCGAGACGAGCCTCCACCCCGGCTGCGCGGACGAGCTCGTCAGCATCTACAACGGGGGCAAGACGCACGCGGGCCAGACCGCCTGGAACAACCCGGTGACGCTGACGCTCAACACCGCGTATGCCTGGGTGGCCCAGCTCCAGGCCGGCTACACGCCGGAGGAGCTCCGCGCCTTCGCCCGGTCCGCCTACGCCGAGAACGCCTTCAACCCGCCGGGCACCATGCAGAGGGTGGGCACCACCTCGGGGCTCGCCTACCACGTCCAGGTGTACACGGATGCCCAGGGGCGCGTGACGGCGCACCTGCAGGGCTGTGGCCCCGTGGCCGATGGCGCGGACACGCTCATCACCTACGACCAGGGCAAGCGCTGTTGGATCAACAAGGTCATCTTCCACCAGCCGGTGGAGAAGCAGCTGCCCCGCCAGCCGGACGCGAAGGCGCGCCAGGTCTTCGCGGCCGGGGACTCGGACACGGACCTCTCCTTCGTGCAGGACGCGACGCACCTCAAGCTGGCCATCAACCGCAACAAGGTGCAGTTGATGTGCAATGCCTACGCGAACCACCAGGGCCAGTGGCTGGTACAGCCCATGTTCGTCCAACCTCGCGCCCAGGGCTCCCGCTATCCCTGCACCACCGCGAAGGACGCGGCCGGACAGCCCCTCGTCGACGAGGCGGGCCACCCCTTCACCCAGGACTACGAGGACCGGGTGTACGCCCTGCCGTAGCCGCCCACTCAGGCCGCGCGGCTGGCCAGATCCGCCATCAGCGTCTGCGTCCCGGCGAGCGTCGGGTCCTCCCGCCGGGACCGCGCCGACTCCACCTCCACGCCATGCGCCATCCACCAGCGCTCGGCGTCCTCCTCCGTCCAGCGCCCGGCGTCCGCGCACGCATCCAGCGCCATCCGCAACGCCCGCGCGCTCTCGTAACGGGCCTCGGGCTTCTTCTCCAGACAGCGCAGGAGGACGTCACACAGGTCCTTCGGCAGCTCGCGCCCGGCGCGCACCTCCGGTGGCACGGGCGGCGTGTGCAGGTGGTGGGCGCAGATCTCCACCACGCTCCGGCCCTTGAAGGCGTGAGTGCCGGTGAGCAGCGCGTACCCCACCGCGCCCAGCGAGTAGAGGTCTCCCCGCGCGTCCACCGCCTCCGGCGTGGAGATGGCCTCGGGGGCCATGTACAGCGGCGTCCCGGTGATGACGCTGCCCTGGGAGATCGCCACGTCCGACGAATTGCCCAGCTGCTTCACCAACCCGAAGTCGAGCACCTTCACCAGGTCCGGCATGCCCCGGCGCCGGCACAGGAAGAGGTTGGCCGGCTTGATGTCCCGGTGCAGCAACCCCAGGCCGTGCGCCTCCTCCAGCGCGCCGCACACCTGACGCAGGATGTGGATGACGCGCGCGGGCGGCTGCGGGCCCGTGGCCGTGAACAGCCCCTCCAGGTCCACGCCCTCCAGGTACTCCATCACGTAATAGAAGAGCCCATCCGCGGTGCGGCCGTAGTCGTAGATGGCGATGGTGTTGGGGTGGGTGAGCTGGCTGGTGAGCTGCACCTCGCGCTCGAAGCGCTCCAGACCCTGGCCGTCCGTGTCGGCGCGCAGCAGCTTGATGGCGGTGCGGCGGCGCAGCAGGGCGTGGCTGGCCAGGTACACCTCGCCCATGGCGCCGGCGCCCAGCCGCTGCAGCAGCGTGTACTGGCCCAGCTTGCGCGCGTCGCGCACCTGCTTGCGCAGCCCGTAGATGACGGCCGAGGCCACCGTGCTGAAGGCCACCGCCACGATGAACCAGCACAGCGCCAGCAGCACCTGACTGATGGGCGAGAGGGGCGCCGCGTCGCGGTGCTGCATGGCGACGACGGTGGCCAGCATCCCGATGCCGCACGCGCCACCACTCAGCAGCAGCGTGCGCCGGGCACTGCTCGGCACGAGGATGGCGCGCAAGCTGAGGAGCGCCACCAGCGCCAGCAGCATCTCGTAGATGCCCGCCACCGGGTAGGGGTGGACGAAGGGCCAGCTCGACACCACCGCGCCCATCAGCAGCACGCCCACCGTCTCGATGGCCTGCAGGGCCTTCCACGAGCGCGTACCAGTGCGACACAACAACCAGATGCACCCGAAGACGGCGTACTCGCCCAGCGCCTCGTAGGAGAAGAGGCCCTCGAGCGCCGCCTGGAGGCCCACCTGGGGATCCAGGACGATCGCCAGGTGGAACAGGGGGTAGTAGAGGATGTCGATGAGGAAGCACACCTTCCCGAACAACCCCAGACGCTCCTGGAGCAACGCGCGCCCGTCCTCGGTGCGGCTCGAGGACACGGACGGCGCCGCCGGGCCCGCCGCGGCACCGAGAGAGGGAGGGAGCACTTCGCTCATGGTGCGGACAACTTAGCTCAAACCCCTGTCTCTGTCTGGCGGTGTACAGTGCCGCCCGCAATGCTCAAGACGCTCATCGTGGACGACCAGGCGGCCGTGCGCACCGCGCTGGAGGTCCTCTTCGATCTGCACGGCCTGCCCACGCTGGTCGCCGGCTCGCCCCAGGAGGCGCTGGACCTGGTGGCCGCGGAGGATGTGGGAGTGGTGGTGCAGGACATGAACTTCACCGAGGCCACCACCTCCGGTCACGAGGGACTCCAGCTGCTGCGGGACATCAAGCGATTGGACCCCGACCTGCCCGTGCTGGCGATGACGGCGTGGACGTCGCTGGAGATGGCGGTGCAGCTCATCAAGGAGGGAGCGAGCGACTACCAGGCCAAGCCGTGGGACGACACCAAGCTCGTCAACACGGTGAAGAACCTGATGAGGCTGCGGGAGCTGTCGCTGGAGAACACGCGCCTGCGGGCGGGGGGCGCCAGGGCCCGGGCGGAGCTGGCGCGCAAGCACGACCTGCGCGGCGTCATCTACGCGAGCCCCACCATGCACGAGGTGGTGTCACTCGTAGTGAAGGTGGCCCCCGCGGACGTGCCCGTCCTCATCACCGGCCCCCATGGCGCCGGCAAGGAGCAGGTGGCGGAGATGGTGCAGGCCAACTCGCGCCGCAAGACCGCACCCTTCGTGAAGGTGAACTGCGGCGGGCTGCCGGATCAGCTCCTGGAGGCCGAGCTCTTCGGCGCCGAGCCCGGGGCCTACACCGGAGCCATGAAGCTGCGCGTGGGCCGCTTCGAGGAGGCGCACGGCGGCACGCTCTTCCTCGACGAGATTGGCAACCTGTCCCCGGCCGGGCAGGCGAAGCTGCTGCGCGTGCTGCAGCTGGGCGAGTTCCAGCGGCTGGGCAGCAACGTGACGCGCAAGGTGGACGTGCGCGTCATCAGCGCCACCAACGTGGACCTCCCCAAGGCCATCCAGGAGGGCACCTTCCGCGAGGACCTCTACTTCCGGCTCGCCGTCATCGAGGTGAAGCTGCCGGCGCTGAAGGACCGGCCCGAGGACGTGCCGGTGCTCGCCGAGCACTTCCTCCAGCACTTCCAGCCCGAGGGCGAGGTGCTGTACCTGGGCGCCAGCGCGCGCCAGGCGCTGCTGGCCCACGACTGGCCGGGCAACGTGCGCGAGCTGCAGAACCGGATTCAACGCGCGGTGCTGGTGCGCAAGGGGGCCACGCTGGAGGCGGCGGATCTCGGGCTGTCCGAGGCGGGCCAGCCGGAGAAGTCCGCCTCCGAGCCCGCGTCCGTCCCCGCCGCGCTCTCCGAGGAGGAGGCCCAGGAGCGCGCCACCGTGGAGCGGGCCCTCGCCGAGGCGCAGGGCGTGGTGTCGCGCGCCGCCGCCCAGCTCGGACTCAGCCGTCAGGCCCTCTACCGGCGCATGGAGCGGCTCGGCCTCAGCGTGGAGCGCCGGCTCAAGGGCTGATCTCACTTCCGGAATCCTCTCGTGCTCTCCTCGAAGAACGTCTCCGCGTCCTCCACCTCCACGCGCCGTGTCCCGCCCCTGCTGCGCACGCTGACACCGGGCGCGGTGGCGCTCGTCCTCGCGGTGCTGCCCGGCACCGTGCTCGCGGTGACCACCTGCTCCACCGTGTGGACGCTCGTGGGAGCGGGGCTCGGCGTGCTGCTGGGACTCGGACTGTTGACGTGGGCCGCGCGAGCCCAGGCCGCCGGCCAGGAGAAGCTGCTGCGCACGGTGGTGGAGGGCGTGCCCATGGCCATCGTGCTGTATGGCGACTCGGGCCACATCGCCTTCACCAACGCCGCCGCCCGCGAGCTCTTCTTCGAGG
This is a stretch of genomic DNA from Archangium violaceum. It encodes these proteins:
- a CDS encoding alpha/beta fold hydrolase; amino-acid sequence: MTTLPPPVQGFAEVKGARLHYELHGDGFPVVFLHGGLLDLRMWEGQMGPFSRHFTTLRYDQRGFGRTEAPLGQPHAPHEDLLALLDRFSMDRAHIIGHSLGGRVALDFALAFPERVSCLVLVAPGIQGAPPSPEEFSWYTRLLGTGGEKDPQALIEAWLGSDYLAAAMALPSVAPQVRQWTVENLPGMRPGAHLPRFLEPSAYSRLEELLMPVLVVVGDRDNPVMLKNAEVLARRVAALTRVTLPGVGHLPNLERPEDFNRAVLDFLLGHPTPAP
- a CDS encoding GNAT family N-acetyltransferase; translated protein: MKPRRHFDTGWRERLALADGTEVELRLVQPADAELLLEGFERLSPRSRIGRFHAAKPRLSEHEVHYLTAVDGEQHLALGAVSVGPEGQGRGLGIARFIRLAPASEVAEAAITVVDAAQGKGLGRILLERLMEAARERGVERFECHIQPGNAAMVRLLNRLLPDGAHEEEDDALRITVSLSSTPRRKWNLLLLLLALAAQGALTVLGPARSHSPNEQGPPG
- a CDS encoding serine/threonine-protein kinase, with translation MSEVLPPSLGAAAGPAAPSVSSSRTEDGRALLQERLGLFGKVCFLIDILYYPLFHLAIVLDPQVGLQAALEGLFSYEALGEYAVFGCIWLLCRTGTRSWKALQAIETVGVLLMGAVVSSWPFVHPYPVAGIYEMLLALVALLSLRAILVPSSARRTLLLSGGACGIGMLATVVAMQHRDAAPLSPISQVLLALCWFIVAVAFSTVASAVIYGLRKQVRDARKLGQYTLLQRLGAGAMGEVYLASHALLRRRTAIKLLRADTDGQGLERFEREVQLTSQLTHPNTIAIYDYGRTADGLFYYVMEYLEGVDLEGLFTATGPQPPARVIHILRQVCGALEEAHGLGLLHRDIKPANLFLCRRRGMPDLVKVLDFGLVKQLGNSSDVAISQGSVITGTPLYMAPEAISTPEAVDARGDLYSLGAVGYALLTGTHAFKGRSVVEICAHHLHTPPVPPEVRAGRELPKDLCDVLLRCLEKKPEARYESARALRMALDACADAGRWTEEDAERWWMAHGVEVESARSRREDPTLAGTQTLMADLASRAA
- a CDS encoding sigma-54-dependent transcriptional regulator, whose amino-acid sequence is MLKTLIVDDQAAVRTALEVLFDLHGLPTLVAGSPQEALDLVAAEDVGVVVQDMNFTEATTSGHEGLQLLRDIKRLDPDLPVLAMTAWTSLEMAVQLIKEGASDYQAKPWDDTKLVNTVKNLMRLRELSLENTRLRAGGARARAELARKHDLRGVIYASPTMHEVVSLVVKVAPADVPVLITGPHGAGKEQVAEMVQANSRRKTAPFVKVNCGGLPDQLLEAELFGAEPGAYTGAMKLRVGRFEEAHGGTLFLDEIGNLSPAGQAKLLRVLQLGEFQRLGSNVTRKVDVRVISATNVDLPKAIQEGTFREDLYFRLAVIEVKLPALKDRPEDVPVLAEHFLQHFQPEGEVLYLGASARQALLAHDWPGNVRELQNRIQRAVLVRKGATLEAADLGLSEAGQPEKSASEPASVPAALSEEEAQERATVERALAEAQGVVSRAAAQLGLSRQALYRRMERLGLSVERRLKG